The Mycolicibacterium doricum genome includes a region encoding these proteins:
- a CDS encoding zinc-binding metallopeptidase family protein: MRDFNCPNCGQRLAFENSLCLNCGSALGFSLDDMALLVIAPPKESDHAGAVSARQYRLCANMHLAQCNWLVEKGPVAQLCEACALTRTRPNDADTKALAAFALAERAKRRLIAELHQLKLPVIGRDQDPDYGLAFDLLSSENEKVFTGHANGVITLDLAEGDDVHREQLRIAMDEPYRTLLGHFRHEIGHYYFYRLVGPSPSYLAAFTDLFGDPDLDYQQALDRHYSEGVPAGWEEHYVSSYATMHPAEDWAETFAHYLHIRDTLDTAAAFGFAPAGATFERRVLGPSGFDTIIEMWLPLSWALNMVNRSMGHDDLYPFVLPPPVLDKMRFIHNVIDEVTADPTKLASSTASRQQQQA; the protein is encoded by the coding sequence ATGCGGGACTTCAACTGTCCCAACTGCGGTCAGCGGCTGGCGTTCGAGAACTCGCTGTGCCTCAATTGCGGGAGCGCGCTGGGGTTCTCACTCGACGACATGGCACTGTTGGTGATCGCCCCGCCGAAGGAGAGCGACCACGCTGGCGCGGTATCGGCACGGCAGTACCGGTTGTGCGCCAACATGCATCTCGCGCAGTGCAACTGGCTCGTGGAGAAGGGGCCGGTCGCCCAGCTGTGTGAGGCCTGCGCGCTGACCCGCACGCGGCCCAACGACGCCGACACCAAGGCGCTGGCGGCCTTCGCCCTCGCCGAACGGGCGAAACGCCGACTGATCGCCGAACTGCACCAGCTCAAACTGCCCGTCATCGGCCGTGACCAGGATCCCGACTACGGGCTCGCCTTCGACCTGCTGTCGAGCGAGAACGAGAAGGTGTTCACCGGACACGCCAACGGGGTGATCACCCTGGACCTCGCCGAGGGCGACGACGTGCACCGCGAACAGCTGCGCATCGCGATGGACGAGCCGTACCGGACGCTGCTCGGCCATTTCCGCCACGAGATCGGGCACTACTACTTCTACCGCCTTGTCGGCCCGTCGCCGAGCTACCTCGCCGCGTTCACCGACCTGTTCGGCGACCCCGACCTGGACTACCAGCAGGCGCTGGACCGCCACTACAGCGAGGGCGTCCCCGCGGGGTGGGAGGAGCACTACGTCTCCTCGTACGCCACCATGCACCCAGCCGAGGACTGGGCCGAGACGTTCGCCCACTATCTGCACATCCGTGACACGCTGGACACCGCCGCGGCGTTCGGCTTCGCGCCGGCCGGAGCCACCTTCGAACGACGGGTGCTCGGTCCCAGCGGGTTCGACACCATCATCGAGATGTGGCTGCCGCTGTCGTGGGCGCTGAACATGGTCAACCGGTCGATGGGCCACGACGACCTCTACCCGTTCGTGCTGCCGCCGCCGGTACTCGACAAGATGCGGTTCATCCACAACGTCATCGACGAGGTCACCGCGGATCCGACCAAACTCGCCAGCTCCACCGCGTCCCGGCAACAGCAGCAGGCCTAA
- a CDS encoding DUF3097 domain-containing protein gives MTDRYGPDVLARNPHAITRVRSTEQPVQPGMVVEDAQSGYVGAVVRVETGRVELEDRHGRVRAFPLGPGFLLDGRPVILTTLRRAPAPAARTASGSVAVVGARAKVALASRIYVEGRHDADLVEQVWGDDLRVEGVVVEHLGGVDDLAAIVEGFRPAAGRRLGVLVDHLVTGSKESRIADAVRRGSYGAHTLVVGHPYIDIWQAVKPARLGIGAWPVVPRGVDWKHGVCAALGWPHGTQADIARAWQRIRGNVRNWTDLEPELIGRVEELIDFVTAPPSP, from the coding sequence GTGACCGATCGCTACGGCCCCGACGTGCTGGCCCGCAATCCCCATGCGATCACACGCGTGCGCTCCACCGAACAGCCCGTGCAGCCGGGGATGGTGGTCGAGGACGCGCAATCCGGGTATGTCGGCGCGGTGGTCCGCGTCGAAACCGGGCGCGTCGAGCTGGAAGACCGCCACGGCAGGGTGCGGGCGTTCCCGCTCGGTCCCGGATTCCTGCTCGACGGGCGGCCGGTCATCCTGACGACGCTGCGCCGTGCGCCGGCGCCGGCGGCGCGCACAGCCTCCGGTTCGGTGGCGGTGGTGGGCGCCCGCGCGAAGGTGGCACTGGCGAGTCGCATCTACGTCGAAGGCCGGCACGACGCCGATCTCGTCGAGCAGGTGTGGGGTGACGATCTGCGGGTCGAGGGCGTGGTGGTCGAGCACCTCGGCGGCGTGGACGACCTCGCCGCGATCGTCGAGGGCTTCCGTCCCGCCGCAGGCCGCCGCCTCGGTGTGCTGGTCGACCACCTCGTCACCGGCTCGAAGGAGTCGCGCATCGCCGATGCCGTCCGGCGGGGGTCCTACGGTGCGCACACCCTGGTCGTCGGACACCCCTACATCGACATCTGGCAGGCGGTGAAGCCGGCGCGGCTCGGCATCGGGGCCTGGCCGGTGGTGCCGCGGGGTGTGGACTGGAAGCACGGCGTGTGCGCCGCGCTGGGCTGGCCGCACGGCACCCAGGCCGACATCGCCCGGGCGTGGCAACGCATCCGCGGCAACGTCCGGAACTGGACGGATCTGGAGCCCGAACTCATCGGACGCGTCGAGGAGCTCATCGATTTCGTCACGGCGCCGCCGTCGCCGTGA
- a CDS encoding circularly permuted type 2 ATP-grasp protein, with protein sequence MVLSAQGAPGRGDVDGVLADYRAARAQHALFDVRGGAGSGYDEFVDEAGQIRPAWRELAQCVVERGRGGLDQLRAVVRSLVDNDGITYIHVDQHGDAVTDDDAVAGPWRLDGLPLVVSADDWDLLESGLVQRSRLLDAVLTDLYGPQRSITSGVLPPQLVFANPGYLRAARGIEIPGRRQLFLHGCDVSRTADGSFTVNADWTQAPSGAGYALADRRVVAHAVPELYEQLGPRPASPWAEALRLALIDAAPESAEDPVVVVLSPGIHSETAFDQAYLASVLGFPLVEGPDLVVREGALWMRSLGTLRRVDVVLRRVDADYADPLDLRADSRLGVVGLVEVLRRGTVTVVNTLGSGVLENPGLLRFLPELAAELLGETPVLATAPVYWGGIELERSHLLSNAGSLLLTPVTGGDTIVGPALSRRQRDDVVARIDAAPWQWVGRELPQFSSAPTVHRSGGLSAADVGMRLFTVAQRGGYAPMVGGLGYLLAPGNDSYTLDTVAAKDVWVRRPARVTAERIVPAEPAVVASRAPVVPHRAHEVSSPRVLSDLFWLGRYAERAEYTARLLDVTRERYHEYRYRQGMEASACVPVLLAALGRLTGTDAGAGGDDAEMIAIAPTTLWAVTADRHRAGSLAQSIERLGLAARAVRDQLSNDTWMVLSAVERAVLRPSSAPPESKTEGDTYLASAHSATLAGMLALSGVAAESMIRDAGWTMMDIGKRIERGLGLAALLSATLVEARSPEAEQTITESTLVACESSVTYRRRMLGTVRVAAVADLLLFDAGNPRSLVHQFDRLRDGLRALPGTSGASRPERLVDDLATRLRRVEPADLEYVSADGRRVELAQLLDGVQRDLSALSAVITATHLSLPGGMQPLWGPALRRMVP encoded by the coding sequence ATGGTCCTGTCTGCCCAGGGGGCACCCGGACGCGGTGACGTCGACGGTGTGCTCGCCGATTACCGCGCCGCCCGCGCCCAGCACGCGTTGTTCGACGTGCGGGGCGGTGCCGGCTCCGGGTACGACGAGTTCGTCGACGAGGCGGGCCAGATCAGGCCCGCCTGGCGGGAGCTGGCGCAGTGCGTCGTCGAACGCGGTCGCGGCGGGCTCGACCAGTTGCGGGCGGTCGTGCGCAGCCTGGTCGACAACGACGGCATCACCTACATCCACGTCGACCAGCACGGCGATGCGGTCACCGACGACGACGCCGTAGCCGGTCCGTGGCGCCTCGACGGGCTTCCCTTGGTGGTCTCCGCCGACGACTGGGACCTCCTGGAATCTGGTCTTGTGCAACGCTCCAGGCTGCTCGACGCGGTGCTGACCGACCTCTACGGCCCGCAGCGGTCGATCACCAGCGGGGTGCTGCCGCCGCAACTGGTGTTCGCCAACCCGGGCTACCTCCGCGCGGCCCGCGGCATCGAGATTCCCGGCCGTCGACAGCTCTTCCTGCATGGATGCGATGTGAGCCGCACGGCCGACGGCTCGTTCACCGTCAACGCAGACTGGACCCAGGCACCTTCCGGCGCGGGTTACGCGCTGGCAGACCGCCGCGTGGTCGCCCACGCCGTCCCGGAACTGTACGAACAGCTCGGACCGCGGCCGGCGTCACCGTGGGCCGAGGCGCTGCGCCTGGCGCTGATCGACGCGGCGCCGGAATCGGCCGAGGACCCCGTCGTCGTGGTGCTCAGCCCGGGCATCCACTCCGAGACCGCGTTCGACCAGGCCTACCTCGCGAGCGTGCTGGGCTTCCCGTTGGTGGAGGGCCCGGACCTGGTGGTGCGCGAGGGCGCGCTGTGGATGCGTTCGCTCGGCACCCTCAGGCGGGTCGACGTGGTGCTGCGGCGAGTGGACGCCGACTACGCCGACCCCCTCGACCTGCGGGCCGACTCCCGCCTCGGGGTGGTCGGCCTGGTCGAGGTGTTGCGGCGCGGCACGGTCACGGTGGTCAACACCCTCGGCAGCGGCGTTCTCGAGAACCCTGGGCTGCTGCGGTTCCTGCCTGAGCTCGCCGCGGAGCTGCTCGGGGAAACGCCGGTGCTCGCCACCGCGCCGGTCTACTGGGGCGGCATCGAGCTGGAACGCTCACATCTGTTGAGCAACGCCGGGTCGCTGTTACTCACGCCGGTGACCGGCGGGGACACCATCGTCGGGCCGGCGTTGTCGCGACGCCAGCGCGACGACGTCGTCGCGCGCATCGACGCGGCCCCATGGCAGTGGGTCGGCCGGGAACTGCCGCAGTTCTCCTCGGCGCCGACCGTCCACCGCAGCGGCGGGCTGTCGGCGGCTGACGTCGGCATGCGGCTGTTCACGGTGGCGCAGCGCGGCGGATACGCGCCGATGGTGGGCGGCCTCGGCTACCTCCTGGCTCCCGGCAACGACTCGTATACGTTGGACACCGTTGCGGCCAAAGATGTCTGGGTCCGAAGGCCGGCCCGCGTCACCGCCGAGCGGATCGTGCCCGCCGAGCCCGCCGTCGTGGCATCCCGGGCACCGGTCGTCCCCCACCGCGCCCACGAGGTCAGCTCCCCACGTGTGCTGTCGGATCTGTTCTGGCTGGGCCGTTACGCCGAGCGCGCCGAGTACACCGCCCGGCTGCTCGACGTCACCCGCGAGCGCTATCACGAATACCGCTACCGCCAAGGGATGGAAGCAAGCGCATGCGTCCCGGTGCTGCTCGCCGCGCTCGGTCGGCTCACCGGCACCGACGCCGGTGCCGGTGGTGACGACGCCGAGATGATCGCGATCGCCCCGACCACCCTGTGGGCTGTCACCGCAGACCGCCACCGCGCCGGATCCCTGGCCCAGTCCATCGAACGGCTGGGGCTGGCGGCTCGGGCGGTGCGCGACCAATTGTCGAACGACACGTGGATGGTGCTCTCCGCCGTCGAACGTGCTGTGCTGCGGCCCTCGTCCGCGCCGCCGGAGTCGAAGACCGAAGGCGATACCTACCTGGCCTCCGCGCACAGCGCGACGCTGGCCGGGATGCTGGCGCTGTCCGGTGTGGCGGCCGAGTCGATGATCCGCGACGCCGGCTGGACGATGATGGACATCGGCAAGCGCATCGAGCGCGGCCTCGGACTCGCCGCGTTGCTGAGCGCCACACTCGTCGAGGCACGCAGCCCGGAGGCCGAGCAGACGATCACCGAATCGACGTTGGTGGCGTGCGAGTCCTCGGTCACCTACCGGCGGCGCATGCTCGGTACGGTCAGAGTTGCCGCCGTGGCCGACCTTCTGCTATTCGACGCGGGGAATCCGCGATCGCTGGTCCACCAGTTCGACCGGCTGCGGGACGGTTTGCGGGCACTGCCGGGGACATCGGGGGCATCGCGTCCGGAGCGGCTCGTCGACGACCTCGCCACCCGGTTGCGCCGCGTCGAGCCGGCCGACCTCGAATACGTCTCGGCCGACGGTCGACGGGTCGAACTGGCCCAGTTGCTCGACGGCGTGCAGCGCGATCTGTCTGCGCTGTCGGCCGTCATCACCGCGACACACCTGTCCCTGCCCGGCGGTATGCAGCCGTTGTGGGGACCGGCCTTACGCCGGATGGTCCCGTGA
- a CDS encoding transglutaminase family protein, whose product MSSDLTQGTAGTRTYRITHRTVYRYSDVVTNSYGRGFLTPRDSARQRCLSHDVLIDPEAADSSTSRDTYGNLSSYFHVTRRHRTLSVTSRSVVEVDPPSDTVHRGGSARAPWEIARPVGPDGALATEFMLDLRPPEITAAVRDYAAPSFTPGRPLIEVLRDLSSRIHRDFAYRSGSTTVSTRVNEVLAAREGVCQDFARLAAACLRANGLAASYVSGYLATDPPPGKERMVGIDATHAWTSVWTPHNQWLGLDPTNDQMEDERYIVVGIGRDYADVPPLRGVIYTDSDSSEIEVSVDVAPVESVGGGLC is encoded by the coding sequence GTGAGCTCCGATCTCACCCAGGGCACCGCGGGCACCCGCACCTACCGGATCACCCACCGCACGGTGTACCGATATTCCGATGTGGTCACCAACAGCTACGGGCGTGGCTTCCTCACCCCGAGGGATTCAGCGCGCCAGCGTTGCCTGAGCCACGACGTGCTGATCGACCCCGAAGCCGCCGACAGCTCGACCAGTCGAGACACGTACGGCAACCTCAGCTCGTATTTCCATGTCACCAGACGCCATCGCACGCTGAGCGTCACCAGCAGATCCGTGGTGGAAGTGGATCCTCCGTCGGACACCGTCCACAGGGGCGGATCGGCCAGGGCGCCGTGGGAGATCGCCCGGCCGGTAGGCCCCGACGGCGCACTGGCCACCGAGTTCATGCTCGACCTGCGGCCACCCGAGATCACCGCGGCCGTACGCGACTATGCCGCACCGAGTTTCACGCCAGGTCGGCCGCTGATCGAGGTGCTGCGCGACCTCAGCTCGCGGATCCACCGCGACTTCGCCTACCGATCCGGGTCCACCACCGTGTCCACCAGAGTGAACGAGGTTTTGGCCGCGCGCGAAGGGGTATGCCAGGACTTCGCCCGGCTGGCTGCCGCCTGCCTGCGCGCGAACGGTCTAGCCGCCAGCTACGTCTCGGGCTACCTGGCGACGGATCCCCCTCCCGGAAAGGAGCGCATGGTGGGCATCGATGCGACGCATGCCTGGACGTCGGTCTGGACACCGCACAACCAGTGGCTCGGGCTCGATCCCACCAACGACCAGATGGAGGACGAGCGGTACATCGTGGTGGGCATCGGCCGCGACTACGCCGACGTCCCGCCGCTGCGAGGGGTCATCTACACCGACTCCGACAGCAGCGAGATCGAGGTGTCCGTCGACGTCGCACCCGTCGAATCCGTGGGCGGGGGACTGTGCTGA